The following are encoded in a window of Lacinutrix sp. WUR7 genomic DNA:
- a CDS encoding tRNA-uridine aminocarboxypropyltransferase has translation MQVEIKTPRIECYKCMRPSSTCICKHISPFQTNTRFIILMHPKEYKKEKNGTGHMTNLQLENSEIIVGVDFTNNNRVNEILTQEKNTSFLLYPGKDNFNLSIRKSSEINSFMGNNPHVFLIDGTWPCARKILKLSKNLQKLKRVSFDNKIKSKFIIKQQPESLCLSTIESVYTVLNLLNKGDLEQCDTKDFLIPFDAMIAYQLDYILNPNSKNYCATANRAVIPKNMYKKNTERNVIFEQE, from the coding sequence TTGCAAGTAGAAATAAAAACCCCAAGAATAGAATGCTACAAATGTATGAGGCCTTCCAGCACATGTATTTGCAAACACATTAGTCCTTTCCAAACGAATACTCGTTTTATTATTCTTATGCACCCAAAAGAATACAAAAAAGAAAAGAACGGTACCGGACATATGACTAACCTTCAACTTGAAAATTCAGAAATTATAGTTGGTGTCGATTTTACCAATAATAATCGTGTAAATGAAATCTTGACACAAGAAAAAAACACCTCTTTCTTACTTTATCCGGGAAAAGATAATTTCAACTTATCGATAAGAAAAAGTTCAGAAATAAATTCTTTTATGGGTAATAATCCACACGTCTTCCTTATTGATGGTACATGGCCTTGTGCACGTAAAATACTTAAACTAAGTAAGAATTTACAAAAACTAAAAAGAGTGAGTTTTGATAACAAAATAAAATCAAAATTTATTATCAAGCAACAACCAGAATCTCTTTGCCTTAGTACTATTGAGTCCGTCTATACGGTCTTAAATTTACTTAATAAAGGAGACTTAGAACAATGCGATACGAAGGATTTCCTTATTCCTTTTGATGCAATGATTGCGTATCAACTCGACTATATTCTAAACCCAAATAGTAAAAACTATTGTGCCACTGCAAATAGAGCCGTTATTCCTAAGAACATGTATAAGAAAAACACGGAAAGAAACGTTATTTTTGAACAAGAGTAA
- a CDS encoding erythromycin esterase family protein, with protein sequence MKIIFTLISCLFLTIAQSQELKTIELLPPESKEYKDLTFLKNELQGKQLVMLGEQTHMYGNIFEMKARVLEYLHQELGFTTIAMESSMYDIWKMNKNGFNPKDFNNAIWGVWSSTLEFQRVVNYIKKNNLKVIGFDSQVINSSQFVEDFYDYLERRNITLKLDEDDFGIIIEGVLENVTVEEDDIKYKVYEKEVNRIIKLIEGLDANETNYNWKQFTKSLLACSQDAYYNKKEILTTDFGNANDNIRDKQMADNLLSYMNRNPNEKIICWADNVHIMNDNSSITKPIAKEFISMGSYIYKELNDKSYSLATIHANDSLFDLGTKKWHSTPIKINSFEYELNNLNKPYLFVTSNQKEIQSLKETRLLNFIDFTNARLDQLHDGYIFFKNATLPKLETIKDSIHISSKQVALGKKIEQIEIGENVILKGQLVNKENNEPIPFATLIIKKEEIYRVADENGFYELPIKKTILENATVAISSMGFETKTVSLKELKDITYLKSKFEDLNEVVITSYLSPKTVLKKAISNKKLNHPTEPFNFYRYGNVLVNKNDLTELDLELITKDYDDGYLSPFVITQRVEHIKWNKNINPKNYKYSSQFFHYRQNAIRYANILHKRKYKKFNLKFVKSDNPTDEGMYIIAFQTERNKWNYTNKPYPTEYSGRVYINKDNFAIIKVIENWETSLNKDEIEKHFKESASYKNIVLTTIKEENICYYSDITGNGKFYATKFFNRRYNETLDKDNNKNYGVFERDSYLFDFELKNVEEIEYEWRKKKQTVLNRVEYDKTFWDSFYKRKIKGKSE encoded by the coding sequence ATGAAAATAATTTTCACCCTAATTTCTTGCTTGTTTTTGACAATAGCTCAATCACAAGAATTAAAAACGATAGAACTTCTTCCACCAGAATCAAAAGAATACAAAGATTTAACGTTTCTAAAAAATGAATTGCAAGGAAAACAACTTGTAATGCTTGGAGAGCAAACTCATATGTACGGAAATATTTTTGAGATGAAAGCTCGAGTTTTGGAGTACCTTCATCAAGAACTAGGATTTACAACTATTGCTATGGAATCTTCAATGTACGACATATGGAAAATGAACAAAAATGGTTTTAATCCCAAAGATTTTAATAATGCAATTTGGGGAGTTTGGTCTAGCACGTTAGAATTTCAAAGAGTAGTAAACTATATTAAAAAAAACAATTTAAAAGTTATTGGCTTTGACTCACAAGTCATTAATAGTTCGCAATTTGTAGAAGATTTTTATGATTATTTAGAAAGACGGAATATTACTTTAAAATTAGATGAAGATGATTTTGGAATTATCATAGAAGGAGTTTTGGAAAATGTAACAGTTGAGGAAGATGATATAAAGTATAAAGTTTACGAAAAAGAAGTTAATAGAATTATAAAGCTAATAGAAGGTTTAGATGCCAATGAAACCAATTACAATTGGAAACAATTTACCAAAAGTCTTTTAGCTTGTTCACAAGACGCATATTACAATAAAAAAGAAATCTTGACAACAGATTTCGGTAATGCAAATGACAATATCAGAGATAAACAAATGGCTGATAATCTATTGAGTTACATGAATAGAAATCCAAACGAAAAAATTATTTGTTGGGCAGATAATGTTCATATTATGAACGATAATTCAAGTATTACAAAACCAATTGCGAAAGAATTTATTTCAATGGGTTCTTATATTTATAAAGAACTAAATGACAAATCTTATAGCTTAGCAACAATTCACGCAAACGATTCACTTTTTGATTTAGGAACTAAAAAATGGCATTCAACACCAATTAAAATTAATTCATTTGAGTATGAATTGAATAATCTAAACAAGCCTTACCTCTTTGTAACCTCAAACCAAAAAGAAATACAATCATTAAAAGAAACTAGGTTATTAAACTTCATCGATTTCACAAATGCAAGATTAGACCAATTACACGATGGTTATATCTTTTTTAAAAATGCAACATTACCAAAATTAGAGACAATAAAAGACAGCATTCACATTTCTAGTAAACAAGTAGCTTTAGGTAAAAAAATAGAGCAAATCGAAATAGGCGAAAATGTTATACTAAAAGGACAATTAGTTAATAAAGAGAATAATGAACCTATTCCATTTGCTACCTTAATCATAAAAAAAGAAGAAATCTACAGAGTAGCAGATGAAAATGGTTTTTACGAATTACCAATTAAGAAAACAATACTAGAAAATGCAACTGTTGCTATTTCGTCAATGGGTTTTGAAACTAAAACAGTTTCACTAAAAGAACTAAAAGATATAACGTATTTAAAATCAAAATTTGAAGATTTAAACGAAGTTGTTATTACTAGCTACTTATCGCCAAAAACAGTATTAAAAAAGGCGATTTCTAACAAAAAACTAAATCACCCTACTGAACCTTTTAATTTTTACAGATATGGTAATGTTCTGGTAAATAAAAATGACTTAACTGAATTAGATTTAGAATTAATAACAAAAGACTACGACGATGGATATTTGTCACCTTTTGTAATAACCCAAAGAGTTGAGCATATAAAATGGAATAAAAATATAAATCCAAAAAATTATAAATACTCATCTCAATTTTTCCATTATAGACAAAATGCTATTCGCTACGCGAATATTTTACACAAAAGAAAATATAAAAAATTCAATTTGAAATTTGTCAAATCAGATAATCCAACAGATGAGGGAATGTACATTATAGCATTTCAAACAGAGAGAAATAAATGGAATTACACAAATAAACCTTATCCAACCGAGTATTCTGGAAGAGTGTATATTAATAAAGATAATTTTGCAATAATAAAAGTTATTGAAAATTGGGAAACTAGCTTAAATAAAGATGAAATTGAAAAACACTTTAAAGAATCTGCCAGTTATAAAAATATAGTTTTAACCACTATAAAAGAAGAAAATATTTGTTACTATTCAGACATTACTGGTAATGGAAAATTTTATGCTACAAAATTTTTTAATCGTAGATATAACGAAACTCTAGACAAAGACAACAATAAAAATTATGGAGTTTTCGAGAGAGATTCGTATTTATTTGACTTTGAATTAAAGAATGTTGAAGAAATTGAATACGAATGGCGTAAAAAGAAACAAACAGTATTAAACCGAGTGGAATATGATAAAACTTTCTGGGATTCATTTTATAAACGAAAGATAAAAGGAAAATCTGAATAA
- a CDS encoding TlpA disulfide reductase family protein translates to MELSTLNTYTYTSIPNTYLIKNGDTIVIEYENKIPIAKITNRVVNDIELNYNNFRLKELFDNKYPSHHKIFLGFLLSKEKSMEETTVHFYQQAIKDGEREIKFLDSLQKEKLISNDNYVYRKEILKGLLEKHKHNKIIKKALEKNKSFSNKENIETIYSLDLSKTDSLMNFSYFRDYLNNISKYDLSFIQENNINSGAFYIDSRVRFDSILNDKRFNQTAKNHLLVNTYDGIAQNFRVKDKEKYFNKLIENTTNPEKINELQKKYKLDFSKSEKLVLTNFKNDTITFSDVISNNKGKWLYIDVWASWCRPCRETMPKSIILKKELENENIEFIYLSLNDKKEKWKSAIESDGISKNQNFFIENGNASKVIEELGIKTIPHYLIYNPNGKLANGFANRPGQGAKEQLKKLISEN, encoded by the coding sequence TTGGAATTAAGTACCCTAAACACTTATACATATACCTCTATACCTAATACATATTTAATAAAAAATGGAGATACCATTGTTATTGAGTATGAAAATAAAATACCAATTGCTAAAATCACTAATCGCGTAGTTAATGATATTGAACTGAACTATAATAATTTTAGACTCAAAGAATTATTTGACAACAAATATCCAAGTCATCATAAAATATTTCTTGGTTTCTTATTAAGTAAGGAAAAATCAATGGAAGAAACTACTGTTCATTTTTACCAACAAGCAATTAAAGATGGAGAAAGAGAAATAAAATTTTTAGACTCATTACAAAAAGAGAAATTAATTTCAAATGACAACTATGTTTATCGTAAAGAAATATTAAAAGGGTTATTAGAAAAACATAAACACAATAAAATAATAAAGAAAGCGCTAGAAAAAAATAAATCTTTTTCTAATAAAGAAAATATTGAAACTATTTACAGTTTGGATTTATCAAAAACCGACTCTTTAATGAATTTTTCATATTTCAGAGATTATTTAAACAATATTTCTAAATATGACCTTTCTTTTATTCAAGAGAACAATATAAACTCTGGTGCATTTTATATAGATTCAAGAGTTAGATTTGATTCTATTCTAAACGATAAAAGATTCAACCAAACTGCAAAAAATCATCTTTTAGTTAATACATATGACGGCATTGCACAAAACTTTAGAGTTAAAGACAAAGAAAAATATTTCAACAAGTTAATTGAGAATACCACAAATCCAGAAAAAATAAATGAATTGCAAAAGAAATATAAATTAGATTTTAGTAAATCAGAGAAACTAGTTTTAACTAATTTTAAAAACGATACAATCACTTTTTCAGATGTCATATCCAACAATAAAGGAAAATGGCTCTATATAGATGTTTGGGCAAGCTGGTGTAGACCTTGTAGAGAAACAATGCCAAAATCTATTATACTGAAAAAAGAACTTGAGAATGAAAATATTGAATTCATTTATTTAAGTTTAAATGATAAAAAAGAAAAATGGAAATCGGCAATAGAATCGGATGGTATATCAAAAAACCAAAATTTCTTTATCGAAAATGGAAATGCCTCCAAAGTTATCGAAGAACTAGGGATTAAAACAATTCCTCATTATTTAATTTACAATCCAAATGGAAAATTAGCAAATGGATTTGCAAATCGACCTGGACAAGGAGCAAAAGAACAATTGAAAAAACTAATTAGCGAAAATTAA
- a CDS encoding erythromycin esterase family protein, with protein sequence MMGKYILILGFILFSGKKMNSQDLNKHVELSTSKVTENDNDLKQLSSYFNDITLVGMGESTHGTHEFFTMRHRMFKYLVENHQFNTFFLEADYASCLRANAYIHGKKDDAIKVVKEIGLWPWQTYEMVALIKWMRAYNLENPISKLNFVGVDMQQYLETITQMDNILRKYNLSTTDDNIYQRMLNTNFHQVNKSDDLEIYKTTWAEKKAIDISVFNQKDEYTYTILLRHLTQIINGKNKLGKKPDYRDKKMAENILFYQNENTLTKGFFWAHNGHVMKSIFNEGKKKESGSAGGYLKQKMGSQYFVIGQDFEEGTFNAYFPDSNSLKNLEGDTYTLGPVTVTPFLKSSFITNYGTLKSPVFINCSYLPQKKHIELSSIGAAYYPDKNGNHKSKNSRFYHEKSEFDAIILIQKSTATHLLEDLTNNNGN encoded by the coding sequence ATGATGGGGAAATATATATTAATATTAGGATTTATTCTTTTTTCAGGTAAAAAAATGAATTCTCAAGACCTTAATAAACATGTAGAATTATCTACATCTAAAGTGACCGAGAATGATAATGACCTAAAGCAATTAAGTTCTTATTTTAATGATATTACTTTAGTAGGTATGGGAGAATCTACACATGGCACGCATGAATTTTTCACAATGCGACATAGAATGTTTAAATATCTAGTAGAAAACCATCAGTTTAATACTTTTTTTTTAGAGGCTGATTACGCAAGTTGTTTACGTGCAAATGCATATATACATGGTAAAAAAGATGATGCCATAAAGGTGGTTAAGGAAATAGGTTTATGGCCATGGCAAACATATGAAATGGTTGCTTTAATAAAATGGATGAGAGCCTATAATTTAGAAAACCCCATTAGCAAACTCAATTTTGTTGGAGTGGATATGCAACAATATTTAGAAACAATAACACAAATGGATAATATTTTGAGAAAATATAACCTGTCAACAACAGATGACAATATTTATCAAAGAATGTTAAACACTAATTTTCATCAAGTAAATAAATCAGACGACTTAGAAATATATAAAACAACTTGGGCGGAAAAAAAAGCAATTGACATAAGTGTATTTAACCAGAAAGACGAATATACCTATACTATTTTGCTTCGTCATTTAACCCAAATTATAAATGGAAAAAACAAATTGGGTAAAAAACCTGATTATAGAGATAAAAAAATGGCAGAAAACATATTATTTTATCAAAATGAAAACACTTTAACAAAAGGTTTTTTTTGGGCACACAATGGACATGTGATGAAATCTATATTTAATGAAGGTAAGAAAAAAGAGTCAGGAAGTGCAGGAGGATACTTAAAACAGAAAATGGGTAGCCAGTATTTTGTAATCGGTCAAGATTTTGAAGAGGGCACTTTTAATGCTTATTTTCCGGATAGTAATTCTTTAAAAAACCTAGAAGGTGATACATATACTTTAGGTCCAGTTACAGTTACCCCATTTCTTAAGAGTAGTTTTATAACTAATTATGGAACTCTAAAAAGCCCAGTATTTATTAACTGTTCATATTTGCCACAAAAAAAACACATAGAACTAAGTTCCATTGGTGCTGCTTATTATCCCGATAAAAATGGAAATCATAAATCGAAAAATTCTAGATTTTATCATGAGAAAAGTGAATTTGACGCAATCATCTTAATCCAAAAATCCACTGCAACTCACTTATTGGAAGATCTAACAAATAATAATGGCAACTAA
- a CDS encoding DUF6090 family protein produces the protein MIKFFRKIRKNLLSENKFSKYVLYAIGEIVLVIIGILIALQINNKNEQRKTENKIVSILKEVQNDLGLDIQKSDELIAYYKTKDSIINLVQTDKLTYDDYKNDNQLFLRFAIMNAFHMKIHANGYTNLIENVDNVPKNLKAIIEPLHDIYIYNKYEIDKFDNRLDLITDKVMDELAKSKDWYYRLDQPQLEDEMIDFFLNDPYYKNDVALYQNAGWQNLTLTHVMPFRENAINAYKHINTLIESNEPIPDFIPHNLVHLTMAQLNEYVGTFKVVKVEGYGGPIPDLNYKIQIQDNDLVGIFDGDLEDMDYYYFETIDKIFGQTDIYFKGEFIRDSSNEITSLIIIKNERVFHLNKL, from the coding sequence ATGATAAAATTCTTTAGAAAAATTCGCAAAAACCTACTTTCAGAAAATAAATTTAGCAAATACGTACTGTACGCTATAGGCGAGATTGTACTTGTTATTATTGGTATTCTTATCGCACTTCAAATAAATAATAAAAACGAACAGCGTAAAACCGAAAATAAGATTGTTTCTATTTTAAAAGAAGTACAAAATGATTTAGGACTAGATATTCAAAAATCGGACGAACTAATTGCTTATTATAAAACAAAAGATTCCATCATCAACTTAGTACAAACCGATAAACTAACATATGATGATTATAAAAATGATAATCAACTTTTTTTAAGATTCGCTATTATGAACGCTTTCCACATGAAAATTCATGCAAATGGATATACCAACCTCATAGAAAATGTTGATAATGTTCCAAAAAATCTAAAAGCAATTATAGAGCCATTACACGATATATATATTTATAACAAATACGAAATAGACAAGTTCGATAATCGATTGGACTTGATTACAGATAAAGTGATGGACGAGTTAGCAAAAAGTAAAGATTGGTATTACAGATTAGATCAGCCTCAATTAGAAGATGAGATGATTGATTTTTTCCTAAATGACCCGTACTATAAAAATGATGTAGCTCTATATCAAAATGCTGGCTGGCAAAACTTGACTTTAACACATGTTATGCCATTTAGAGAAAACGCAATTAATGCATACAAACATATTAACACACTTATTGAAAGTAATGAACCGATTCCCGATTTTATACCACATAATTTAGTTCATCTAACAATGGCACAACTAAATGAATATGTGGGTACTTTTAAGGTTGTAAAGGTTGAAGGTTATGGTGGTCCAATTCCAGATTTAAACTATAAAATTCAGATACAAGACAATGACCTAGTAGGCATTTTTGATGGAGATCTTGAAGATATGGATTATTACTATTTTGAAACAATAGATAAGATATTTGGACAAACGGATATTTACTTTAAAGGAGAGTTTATAAGAGATAGCTCGAATGAAATTACATCTTTAATAATTATTAAAAATGAAAGAGTATTTCACTTAAATAAACTTTAA